Proteins from a single region of Runella sp. SP2:
- the murC gene encoding UDP-N-acetylmuramate--L-alanine ligase, translated as MNIQHFKYIYFLGIGGIGMSALARWFNINGFAVAGYDRTATALTDTLEQEGISVHFEDDIARIPANFLKDTAQTLVVFTPAIPADHSEYNYLKQHGFILQKRSQVLGLIAGGMFTIGVAGTHGKTTTSSMTAHILRHSGINCAAFLGGITQNYGTNMLLNEPTDELKKVPCVVEADEFDRSFLTLFPEIAIVTSTDADHLDIYGTHDSVLASFSAYVSQIKPQGRLFMRKGLQLAEKTQAKVFEYSIDEGDYHAENVRIENACFLFDAVHPNGIIKDLTLKVPGFHNVENAIAAIAVGLEIGLSDDQIRAAIASFGGVKRRFEYYLKTDTKVLIDDYAHHPAEVKAFLSSAKALYPNRHVTAIFQPHLFSRTRDFADEFAESLSLADRVILLDIYPARELPIEGVSSDLIFQKITCDKVQCLKSELIDVLKQQTCDVVTTIGAGDIDRYILPIKDVLQTT; from the coding sequence ATGAATATTCAACATTTCAAATACATCTACTTTCTTGGCATCGGAGGCATCGGTATGAGTGCATTGGCGCGTTGGTTCAACATCAACGGCTTTGCAGTAGCTGGCTATGACCGTACTGCTACTGCCCTCACCGACACCTTAGAACAAGAAGGAATTTCGGTTCATTTCGAAGATGATATTGCGCGCATTCCTGCGAATTTTTTGAAGGACACCGCTCAAACATTGGTTGTATTTACCCCTGCTATACCAGCTGATCACTCAGAGTATAATTACCTTAAACAACATGGGTTTATCCTTCAAAAACGTTCTCAGGTTTTAGGTTTAATCGCGGGTGGAATGTTTACGATTGGGGTGGCGGGAACCCACGGTAAAACAACAACCTCTTCGATGACAGCGCATATTTTACGGCATTCGGGCATCAATTGTGCCGCTTTTTTGGGTGGAATCACGCAAAATTATGGTACCAATATGTTGCTAAATGAACCAACAGACGAATTAAAAAAAGTACCATGTGTTGTTGAAGCCGACGAATTTGATCGGTCGTTTTTGACCCTTTTTCCCGAAATTGCGATAGTTACCTCCACTGATGCCGACCACTTGGATATTTACGGCACTCACGACTCGGTACTTGCTTCTTTTTCGGCTTATGTAAGTCAGATAAAGCCCCAAGGGCGCTTGTTCATGCGCAAAGGGCTACAATTAGCCGAAAAGACCCAAGCCAAGGTTTTTGAGTATTCTATCGACGAAGGTGACTACCACGCCGAAAACGTGCGTATCGAAAATGCTTGTTTCCTCTTTGATGCGGTACATCCAAACGGAATCATCAAAGACCTAACCCTCAAAGTCCCTGGTTTTCATAACGTTGAAAATGCCATTGCTGCCATCGCCGTAGGTTTGGAAATAGGTCTCTCAGACGACCAAATTCGTGCAGCCATCGCATCGTTTGGAGGTGTAAAACGCCGTTTTGAATATTACCTCAAAACCGATACCAAAGTCTTAATTGATGATTATGCCCATCACCCCGCAGAGGTAAAAGCATTTTTGTCATCAGCCAAGGCGCTTTACCCAAATCGGCACGTAACGGCTATTTTTCAGCCGCACTTGTTCAGCCGTACGCGTGATTTTGCCGACGAATTTGCTGAAAGTTTATCGTTGGCAGACCGTGTTATCTTATTGGATATTTATCCCGCTCGTGAGTTACCAATCGAAGGGGTAAGCTCCGATTTAATATTCCAAAAGATAACATGTGACAAAGTGCAATGTTTGAAGTCGGAGTTAATAGATGTACTTAAACAACAAACATGTGATGTTGTAACAACCATTGGGGCAGGGGATATTGATCGGTACATTTTACCCATCAAAGACGTGTTGCAAACAACTTAA
- the murD gene encoding UDP-N-acetylmuramoyl-L-alanine--D-glutamate ligase, with protein sequence MNPQDSFRIVVLGGGESGVGAALLAQAKGFDVFLSDKGSLTEEYRGILAANNIPFEEGKHTETIILSAKEVIKSPGIPDKVPLIKKLYEQGTPVISEIEFASRYTKAKKVAITGSNGKTTTTLLIYHLLKSAGINVGLAGNIGESFAKQVIDDTFDWFVLELSSFQLDNMYEFKADVAVLLNITPDHLDRYDYTFQKYVDSKFRLLQNLQASDDFIYFIDNEPIALELAKKSFNVNHLPISFLKKEKNGGFFQEGILHLTRNTRTFDINANELPIKGPHNAINAMAATLASMAVGLTDEQIKNGLLTFQNAAHRLEPVAEINGISFVNDSKATNVDSVFYALNSFDTPIIWIAGGLDKGNDYTQIEPLVRQKVKALICLGKDNSKLLSFFASIVPVVIETQDVKEAVQYALSFGQPNDVALLSPACASFDLFNNYEDRGEQFKATVRSFIS encoded by the coding sequence ATGAACCCCCAAGATTCGTTCAGAATCGTCGTCTTAGGTGGCGGCGAAAGTGGCGTTGGCGCGGCCTTATTGGCTCAAGCCAAAGGTTTTGACGTATTTTTATCGGATAAGGGCTCCCTTACCGAGGAATATCGGGGTATTTTGGCTGCAAACAATATACCATTTGAAGAAGGTAAACATACCGAAACTATTATTCTTTCGGCAAAAGAAGTAATAAAAAGTCCAGGTATTCCTGACAAAGTGCCGTTGATTAAAAAATTATATGAACAAGGCACACCCGTTATTTCTGAAATTGAGTTTGCATCACGTTATACAAAAGCAAAAAAAGTTGCCATTACGGGCAGCAATGGTAAAACTACCACGACTTTATTGATTTATCACCTTCTTAAATCGGCAGGCATCAACGTTGGATTAGCAGGAAATATCGGTGAGAGTTTTGCCAAACAAGTCATCGACGATACCTTCGACTGGTTTGTACTCGAACTTAGCAGCTTTCAGTTGGACAACATGTACGAGTTCAAAGCCGATGTTGCAGTTCTACTCAACATTACCCCCGATCACCTCGACCGTTACGACTATACTTTCCAAAAGTACGTCGATTCAAAATTTCGTTTGTTACAAAATCTCCAAGCGAGCGACGATTTTATTTATTTCATCGACAACGAACCTATTGCCCTCGAACTTGCCAAGAAATCATTCAATGTCAACCACTTACCTATTTCTTTCTTGAAAAAAGAAAAGAATGGCGGTTTTTTTCAGGAAGGAATTTTGCATCTCACTCGCAATACACGTACTTTTGATATAAACGCAAACGAGTTGCCCATCAAAGGCCCTCACAATGCTATAAACGCGATGGCAGCAACCTTGGCGTCTATGGCGGTAGGATTGACCGATGAGCAAATCAAGAATGGATTGCTGACTTTCCAAAATGCGGCCCACCGCTTGGAACCTGTAGCCGAAATCAACGGAATCAGTTTCGTTAATGATTCAAAGGCCACCAACGTCGATTCCGTTTTTTATGCGTTAAATAGCTTTGATACCCCTATAATTTGGATAGCTGGCGGACTTGACAAAGGCAACGATTATACCCAAATCGAACCTTTGGTACGCCAAAAAGTAAAAGCCCTTATCTGTCTGGGCAAAGATAACAGCAAACTTCTCTCGTTTTTCGCTTCTATTGTCCCCGTAGTCATTGAGACACAGGACGTTAAAGAAGCGGTACAGTATGCCTTGTCGTTTGGTCAACCAAATGACGTTGCTCTTCTATCTCCAGCATGCGCTAGTTTTGATTTGTTCAACAACTACGAAGACCGTGGTGAACAGTTCAAAGCGACTGTACGAAGTTTTATTTCCTAA
- the ftsA gene encoding cell division protein FtsA yields MSEHEIYLGIDIGSTKVAAVLAKPKKLSNHTMLQVIGMGSARNEGVHRGNINNPIKTKDAIRQALEMAAKKADRIDLLSHNLFASVNVSGTHLATTSETGSVACHAVGVQGRDVKSLFETMQQTFDSDTNQIIHLLPLKFSVGEQHEIIDPVGHTGLKLSGDFKIITAKKSALHQIKDSLQKANLSVNEEDGFSASPLASGLAILSEDHKSLGVVLVDIGGGTTDIAIYHDGLLCHTVVLPFGGNHITNDIREGCHLTHESAEEAKIFLGETEPKNCSLNTMLVIPTAEGIPPIEIVARNVILIARARLREIAALVLSEIKKAGYEHKLRAGIILTGGTSKIKGIESIFREITGMYVQIGSPKNLERSNSALDSLITDPSYTTALGLAWSSVKPLDKRIEKTTVSPEPEQKKPSSSWSIPGFRKSTSQESTIKEISTFIWKGLTQDDIKGHDDY; encoded by the coding sequence ATGTCAGAACACGAAATTTATTTAGGAATAGACATTGGTAGCACCAAAGTAGCTGCGGTTTTAGCAAAACCCAAAAAGCTAAGTAACCATACGATGCTTCAGGTGATAGGGATGGGGTCAGCCCGCAATGAAGGTGTTCATCGTGGGAACATCAATAACCCTATTAAAACCAAAGACGCCATTCGTCAAGCGCTCGAAATGGCAGCCAAAAAAGCGGATCGCATTGATTTGTTATCTCATAACCTATTCGCATCTGTCAATGTAAGTGGGACACACTTAGCAACAACGTCGGAAACAGGCTCCGTGGCCTGCCACGCCGTTGGTGTGCAAGGAAGAGATGTAAAATCGTTGTTTGAAACCATGCAGCAAACGTTTGATTCTGATACGAATCAAATTATTCACTTGCTTCCACTCAAGTTTTCGGTTGGAGAACAGCACGAAATTATTGACCCTGTTGGGCATACTGGACTTAAATTAAGCGGTGATTTTAAAATCATTACCGCAAAAAAATCGGCGTTGCACCAAATCAAAGACTCACTCCAAAAAGCGAACCTTTCGGTCAATGAAGAAGATGGTTTTTCGGCTTCTCCACTGGCTTCTGGCTTGGCTATTCTTTCCGAAGACCACAAAAGCCTAGGGGTTGTACTTGTTGATATTGGCGGCGGAACTACCGACATTGCCATTTATCACGATGGGTTATTATGTCATACTGTAGTCTTACCTTTTGGAGGCAATCACATTACGAACGATATTCGCGAGGGCTGTCATCTTACCCATGAAAGCGCTGAAGAAGCCAAAATATTCCTTGGCGAAACCGAGCCAAAAAACTGTTCACTCAACACAATGTTGGTTATCCCAACTGCCGAAGGTATTCCACCCATCGAAATTGTAGCACGAAATGTCATTTTGATTGCCAGAGCTAGATTGCGTGAAATCGCCGCTTTAGTTCTGTCCGAAATCAAAAAAGCAGGATATGAGCACAAATTACGTGCAGGAATCATATTGACGGGTGGGACGTCAAAAATTAAGGGAATTGAGAGCATTTTTCGAGAAATCACAGGAATGTACGTTCAGATTGGCTCGCCAAAAAACCTCGAACGAAGCAATAGCGCGCTTGATTCGCTTATCACTGACCCATCTTACACTACAGCACTAGGGTTGGCCTGGTCTAGTGTAAAACCACTCGATAAACGAATCGAAAAAACAACGGTTAGTCCTGAGCCAGAGCAAAAAAAACCAAGCAGTAGCTGGTCTATCCCTGGTTTTCGCAAAAGCACGTCTCAGGAATCAACCATTAAAGAAATCAGTACCTTTATTTGGAAAGGTCTTACCCAAGATGACATCAAAGGACACGACGATTATTAA
- the ftsZ gene encoding cell division protein FtsZ: MEESTHLDDAPIIKVIGVGGGGSNAVNHMYKKGIKDVVFVVCNTDKQALMRSPINNRIQLGADSLKGLGAGTDSATGRSAAEESIEYIRQLMQPPTQMVFITAGMGGGTGTGAAPVIAKVAKEMGMLTVAVVTAPYSHEGRIKKNQAIDGINALKEHCDTVLVILNDELAKLYGKLPILRAYEHADNVLSNAVKSIAEIITVHGSVNSDFMDVKKVLQGAGTSVMSSAVSSGEHRAELAIEAALNSPLLNNRDIRGAKRILVTLASSTQEEHMATLDEQMIITDYIEGLIGDEADMCKVGIIFDDALGDQLLVTVIAAGFEDSHLPFNYDTSVKQRKEPVQLPSVSDTIQRNTSLPPSTERKTTEYNPRQSTATTSNSPISVSPQKPEVKEAKIEVTKPVQELPKVEVQQTQPPKPAFEEPPKPPKPPVVEKTPEEPQEDPEILRRLVHDISFGKYSEKELDKPAFLRQNVVLFQKPNSPDEVFIQIVLDKHKR; encoded by the coding sequence ATGGAAGAGTCAACCCACTTAGACGATGCCCCTATCATCAAAGTAATTGGTGTAGGAGGGGGAGGTAGCAACGCCGTCAACCACATGTATAAAAAAGGCATCAAAGATGTGGTGTTTGTGGTATGTAATACCGACAAACAGGCGTTGATGCGTAGTCCTATCAATAACAGAATTCAATTAGGAGCCGATAGTCTCAAAGGCTTAGGAGCAGGAACTGATTCTGCTACTGGCCGCAGCGCTGCAGAAGAGAGTATTGAATATATTCGTCAATTGATGCAACCTCCAACCCAGATGGTATTTATTACTGCTGGTATGGGGGGAGGAACAGGTACTGGTGCTGCTCCTGTCATTGCAAAAGTGGCCAAAGAAATGGGGATGTTAACCGTTGCGGTTGTAACTGCCCCTTACAGCCACGAAGGCCGTATTAAGAAGAACCAAGCCATCGATGGTATCAATGCCCTCAAAGAACATTGCGACACTGTGCTGGTGATTCTTAACGACGAATTGGCTAAGTTATACGGAAAATTACCGATTCTCCGTGCTTACGAGCACGCTGATAACGTTCTCTCAAACGCCGTAAAAAGTATTGCAGAAATTATCACCGTCCACGGAAGTGTCAACTCCGATTTCATGGACGTCAAAAAAGTACTTCAAGGTGCTGGTACGTCTGTGATGAGTTCTGCGGTTTCATCGGGCGAGCATCGGGCTGAATTGGCGATTGAGGCCGCGCTTAACTCTCCACTTCTCAACAACCGTGACATTCGTGGTGCCAAACGTATTCTTGTGACGCTTGCTTCAAGTACGCAAGAAGAACACATGGCTACGCTTGATGAGCAAATGATTATTACTGACTACATCGAAGGACTCATCGGAGACGAAGCTGACATGTGTAAAGTGGGTATTATTTTTGATGATGCCCTTGGTGATCAGTTGTTGGTGACAGTTATTGCGGCGGGTTTTGAAGACTCTCACTTGCCGTTTAATTATGACACAAGTGTAAAGCAGCGAAAAGAGCCCGTTCAACTACCATCGGTTTCTGATACCATACAGAGAAATACTTCGTTACCCCCTTCAACAGAGCGTAAGACAACGGAGTATAATCCAAGGCAATCGACAGCGACTACTAGCAATTCACCTATTTCTGTATCACCGCAAAAGCCAGAGGTGAAAGAAGCAAAAATTGAGGTAACAAAGCCTGTGCAAGAGCTGCCAAAGGTGGAAGTACAACAAACCCAGCCGCCAAAACCTGCCTTTGAGGAGCCACCAAAACCGCCGAAACCGCCAGTTGTTGAAAAAACACCTGAAGAACCACAGGAAGACCCCGAAATTTTGCGTCGCCTTGTGCACGATATTTCCTTTGGAAAATATTCGGAGAAAGAACTCGACAAACCTGCTTTCCTGCGTCAAAACGTTGTTTTATTCCAAAAACCAAATTCACCTGACGAAGTGTTCATTCAGATTGTTTTAGACAAGCACAAAAGGTAA
- a CDS encoding cell division protein FtsQ/DivIB, whose translation MKRWIWIILGVLTIGAVLFYVEYQQNNKRCKSVVVRLDNKAEYPFFSEQDIKDLLTVKGVDVVEGMNFSDINFKGLEKRVLKNRLIKKCDVFRDLSGNLVVAIEQQRPIGRIMGNFNEATQSITAESGGYLTESGDIIPLSGRFAARTVILSGDFFKNAKAIKSPKGEQLIEFLKQLQQNSFWKSQVTEVIVAEDGELTLTPQVGQHQIDFGFPEDADLKFEKLKVFYKTILPISGWEKYHRVSVKFKNQIVCE comes from the coding sequence ATGAAACGCTGGATTTGGATCATTTTAGGGGTATTAACGATTGGAGCAGTGTTATTTTACGTTGAGTATCAACAAAATAACAAACGATGTAAAAGTGTCGTGGTGAGGCTCGATAACAAAGCAGAGTATCCTTTTTTTAGCGAACAAGACATCAAAGACCTACTCACTGTGAAAGGAGTTGATGTGGTTGAAGGGATGAATTTTTCGGATATTAACTTTAAAGGGCTCGAAAAAAGAGTCCTAAAAAACCGTTTGATAAAAAAATGTGACGTTTTTCGAGATTTATCAGGAAATTTGGTCGTAGCAATCGAACAGCAACGCCCCATTGGCCGAATAATGGGTAACTTTAACGAAGCAACTCAGTCAATAACGGCCGAATCAGGGGGGTACTTAACGGAATCTGGGGACATTATTCCTCTTTCTGGACGATTTGCCGCTCGTACGGTTATTCTTTCAGGCGATTTTTTCAAAAATGCCAAAGCCATCAAATCTCCCAAAGGAGAACAGCTGATAGAGTTTTTAAAACAGCTACAGCAAAATTCTTTTTGGAAATCTCAAGTGACCGAAGTGATTGTGGCAGAAGACGGAGAACTAACATTAACCCCCCAAGTGGGACAACACCAAATTGATTTTGGTTTTCCAGAAGACGCAGACCTCAAATTTGAGAAGTTAAAGGTCTTTTATAAGACCATCCTTCCCATCAGTGGTTGGGAAAAATACCATCGAGTAAGTGTAAAATTTAAAAATCAGATAGTGTGTGAATAA
- a CDS encoding cyclase family protein, with amino-acid sequence MPRIIDLSKPIRFNAEDPWFMRVKIKHKPHKAARWLIRFLGLPFRLFPKDFVGWADDTIKHMGVHATTHLDAPWHYYPTVAGQPAKTIDEIPLEWCYGDGVVIDMTHKADFDVITLQDIQENLQKMGVRLQAGMIVLIRTGRDKFNGTKQFADVGTGMSKEATEWLIDQGIKVMGIDQWGWDLPMRYMIQKAKESGNRDLFWQAHLVGREKEYCHIEQLVNLGALPPTGFKVCVFPLKIVGASAAPARVVAILNE; translated from the coding sequence ATGCCACGAATTATAGACCTTTCCAAACCAATTCGCTTTAATGCCGAAGACCCTTGGTTTATGCGGGTAAAAATTAAACATAAACCTCATAAAGCCGCTCGGTGGCTGATTCGCTTTCTGGGTTTACCTTTCCGACTCTTCCCCAAGGATTTTGTAGGCTGGGCAGATGACACTATTAAACATATGGGAGTTCATGCGACTACGCATCTTGATGCGCCTTGGCATTATTACCCAACCGTGGCGGGACAACCCGCCAAAACCATTGATGAAATACCATTGGAATGGTGTTACGGCGACGGAGTGGTTATTGATATGACTCACAAAGCAGATTTTGATGTCATTACATTACAGGATATACAAGAAAATTTGCAAAAAATGGGCGTTCGCTTACAAGCAGGAATGATTGTACTCATCCGAACAGGACGCGATAAATTCAACGGAACGAAGCAATTTGCAGATGTAGGAACGGGGATGAGCAAAGAGGCGACCGAATGGCTCATTGACCAAGGAATCAAAGTAATGGGTATTGACCAATGGGGATGGGATTTACCCATGCGGTACATGATTCAGAAAGCCAAAGAATCGGGCAATCGTGATTTGTTTTGGCAAGCTCACCTAGTAGGTCGCGAAAAAGAGTACTGTCACATCGAACAGTTGGTCAACTTGGGCGCATTACCGCCAACGGGCTTTAAAGTATGTGTTTTTCCCCTCAAAATTGTGGGAGCATCGGCTGCCCCCGCGCGTGTTGTGGCAATTTTAAACGAATGA
- a CDS encoding FtsW/RodA/SpoVE family cell cycle protein — MNKNEMNTGTIRPSTLEHWDNIKNWLSRNLKGDVVIWVIVAILSLVSLLIVYSATGTLAYQRGGGYPETFLFKHVFYTSIGLFVMWWVHRVNYTYFSRLSRAALLISIPLLILVKVAGVTINGATRWLAIPGTGFTVQPADFARLALIANLAAMLAKRQRVEYSWQVFGKMILWVGIICFFIALTSTSTAVLLGLSCFLMFYIGRVPGKYLIAMIVAIGITGGLGLVAGQRLETAVGRIERFLDNDEYQAKQGFIAIANGGTFGQGLGNSHQRNYLTQAYSDFIYAIIIEEYGLVGGVFIMLLYAILLVRGVQNIGGTNRAFGGLLSAGLTLSIGLQAFTNMAVAVGAFPVTGQPLPLLSMGGTSVFFTCISLGIILSVSRGETDESAI, encoded by the coding sequence ATGAACAAGAACGAGATGAACACGGGGACAATTCGCCCTTCTACATTAGAGCATTGGGACAATATCAAAAATTGGTTGAGTAGAAACCTCAAAGGCGATGTCGTCATTTGGGTGATTGTCGCCATTTTGTCGCTTGTGAGCTTACTGATTGTTTACAGCGCTACAGGTACACTCGCGTACCAACGTGGAGGTGGTTATCCAGAAACATTTTTGTTCAAACACGTTTTTTATACCAGTATTGGGTTGTTTGTGATGTGGTGGGTTCACCGCGTCAATTACACGTACTTTTCTCGTCTCTCACGAGCGGCACTTCTTATTTCCATTCCTTTGTTGATTTTGGTAAAAGTAGCAGGGGTTACCATCAACGGCGCGACACGTTGGTTAGCCATTCCTGGCACAGGTTTTACTGTCCAGCCAGCCGATTTTGCCCGTTTAGCCCTCATTGCGAACCTCGCTGCGATGCTCGCCAAACGCCAACGCGTGGAATACAGCTGGCAGGTTTTTGGTAAAATGATTTTGTGGGTAGGTATTATTTGTTTTTTCATTGCCCTCACCAGTACCTCCACCGCCGTATTGCTTGGTCTATCTTGTTTTTTAATGTTCTATATCGGACGAGTTCCTGGAAAATATCTGATTGCCATGATTGTTGCCATCGGCATCACTGGTGGACTAGGGCTTGTTGCTGGTCAACGACTTGAAACCGCGGTTGGGCGTATCGAGCGTTTCCTCGACAATGACGAATACCAAGCAAAACAAGGGTTTATTGCCATTGCCAACGGGGGAACTTTTGGCCAAGGGCTTGGTAACAGTCACCAGCGCAATTACCTTACCCAAGCTTATTCTGACTTTATTTATGCCATTATCATCGAAGAATATGGTCTTGTGGGAGGGGTTTTTATTATGTTACTCTACGCCATTTTACTCGTGAGGGGCGTCCAAAATATTGGCGGCACCAATCGAGCCTTCGGTGGGCTACTGTCCGCAGGGCTCACATTAAGTATTGGTTTACAAGCATTTACTAATATGGCCGTCGCTGTAGGGGCTTTCCCAGTCACTGGCCAACCACTACCTCTTCTCAGTATGGGAGGAACATCTGTATTCTTTACTTGTATCTCACTCGGAATCATCCTGAGTGTAAGTAGAGGCGAAACCGACGAAAGTGCTATTTAA
- a CDS encoding DNA alkylation repair protein → MAGIDSIQKDLYSLGSPEKAAFLSRFFKTGKGQYGEGDLFLGITMPEIRSVVAKYAYLSISEWQALLISPYHEIRMASLIGLMKHFQKSKKDPTAQKQIFDFYLTHLDYINNWDLVDVTCRDIVGAYLLKQDRSILYDLAQRPHLWAQRVAMVSTWYFIKHNQFSDTLRIAELLLSHSHDLIHKAVGWMLREVGKRDELVLEEFLDTHTQQMPRTALRYAIERFPESKRKYYLSL, encoded by the coding sequence ATGGCAGGAATTGATTCGATTCAAAAAGATTTATACTCCCTAGGCAGCCCCGAAAAGGCTGCCTTTCTTTCGCGCTTTTTTAAAACAGGGAAAGGCCAATATGGAGAAGGAGATTTATTTTTAGGCATTACCATGCCCGAAATACGGTCTGTGGTTGCAAAATACGCGTACCTGTCTATTTCAGAATGGCAAGCGCTTCTTATTAGCCCTTATCACGAAATTAGAATGGCTTCTTTGATTGGTTTAATGAAGCATTTTCAGAAATCAAAAAAAGACCCCACCGCTCAGAAACAAATTTTTGATTTTTACCTTACGCACCTTGATTACATCAACAATTGGGATTTGGTAGATGTCACCTGCCGCGATATTGTTGGTGCTTATTTATTGAAACAAGACCGCAGCATTCTTTATGACTTGGCACAACGCCCTCATCTTTGGGCGCAACGCGTGGCAATGGTATCCACTTGGTATTTTATCAAACACAATCAATTTAGTGACACCTTGCGTATTGCAGAGCTTCTATTATCTCATTCTCACGATCTTATCCACAAAGCAGTAGGGTGGATGTTGCGCGAGGTAGGAAAACGTGACGAGCTTGTCCTTGAAGAGTTTTTAGATACCCATACCCAACAAATGCCTCGAACCGCATTACGGTA
- the murG gene encoding undecaprenyldiphospho-muramoylpentapeptide beta-N-acetylglucosaminyltransferase: MKKVIISGGGTGGHIYPAIAIANSLKAIDPTIQILFVGALGKMEMEKVPKAGYEIIGLPISGIKRELSADNLSFPFKLTRSLLKARSIIKSFQPDIAIGVGGFASGPLLMVASLMGIPTLIQEQNSYAGITNKLLAKRAKAICVAYPNMEAFFPKNKLKLTGNPVRNDIVDSINKRELAYERFGLQPNHKTLLVIGGSLGAKTINESIEAGLKMIIDSGYQVLWQTGKPYAERAKAAVEALKTPYARAFDFIYEMDLAYALADVVVSRAGALSVSELCLVEKPAILVPFPYASEDHQTKNAMSLVEQNAALLVKDKDAKDELVQTTLRLLQDVDKQQELSKNIKKLAKPNAAKEIAETVLSLI, from the coding sequence ATGAAGAAAGTAATCATAAGCGGAGGAGGTACTGGAGGGCATATTTACCCTGCCATCGCCATTGCCAATTCCCTAAAAGCCATTGATCCTACCATACAGATTTTGTTTGTGGGAGCATTGGGAAAGATGGAAATGGAAAAAGTCCCCAAAGCGGGTTATGAAATCATTGGCCTGCCTATTTCGGGAATAAAACGTGAGCTTTCGGCCGATAATCTCTCGTTTCCTTTCAAACTAACGCGTAGTTTGTTGAAGGCCAGAAGCATTATCAAAAGCTTTCAGCCCGATATAGCCATTGGCGTGGGAGGATTTGCCAGTGGACCATTGTTGATGGTTGCTTCCTTGATGGGCATTCCAACGCTTATTCAGGAGCAAAATTCGTACGCAGGAATTACCAATAAACTCTTGGCAAAACGTGCCAAAGCCATTTGTGTAGCCTACCCCAACATGGAGGCTTTCTTTCCAAAAAATAAGCTCAAACTAACAGGTAATCCCGTTAGGAATGATATTGTGGATAGTATAAACAAACGCGAATTAGCCTATGAGCGTTTTGGTTTGCAACCTAATCACAAAACTTTGCTCGTCATTGGTGGAAGTTTGGGCGCAAAAACCATCAATGAAAGTATCGAAGCTGGCCTGAAAATGATCATAGATTCGGGCTACCAAGTGCTTTGGCAAACAGGAAAACCCTATGCAGAACGTGCAAAAGCAGCTGTAGAGGCACTAAAAACACCCTATGCTCGGGCTTTTGATTTTATCTATGAAATGGACTTGGCCTATGCCCTTGCCGACGTAGTGGTATCTAGGGCTGGTGCATTATCAGTATCGGAGTTATGTTTGGTAGAAAAACCAGCTATTTTGGTTCCTTTCCCTTACGCATCCGAAGACCATCAAACCAAAAATGCGATGAGCTTGGTAGAACAAAACGCGGCACTTTTGGTGAAGGACAAAGACGCCAAAGACGAACTTGTTCAAACCACATTGCGGTTGTTACAGGATGTCGATAAACAGCAAGAATTAAGCAAAAATATCAAGAAACTAGCAAAACCTAACGCGGCAAAAGAAATTGCAGAAACCGTACTAAGTCTGATTTAA